A region from the Sulfitobacter sp. D7 genome encodes:
- the dapB gene encoding 4-hydroxy-tetrahydrodipicolinate reductase, producing MTQTPGIAVTGASGRMGQMLIREITASDKMHLAAAVERTGHDWVGRDVGEAMGGAALGVTVTDDAAEAFAKVQAVIDFTAPQATIAFAAAAAKAGIVHVIGTTGMTDEEIAQLAPAAEQGAIIIRAGNMSLGVNLLTQLTRQVAAALDVDYDIEIIESHHNQKVDAPSGTALMLGEAAAEGRGVKLADVSDRGRDGITGARQQGDIGFTAIRGGDIVGEHDVMFAAAGERIILRHIASDRALFARGALKAALWGQGQTPGEYDMLDVLGLKR from the coding sequence ATGACACAGACCCCCGGCATCGCCGTTACAGGCGCCTCTGGCCGCATGGGCCAAATGTTGATCCGTGAGATCACCGCCAGCGACAAGATGCATCTGGCCGCAGCGGTAGAGCGGACGGGTCATGATTGGGTGGGGCGCGATGTGGGCGAGGCGATGGGTGGTGCGGCGCTGGGCGTCACCGTGACCGATGATGCCGCTGAGGCGTTTGCCAAGGTGCAGGCCGTGATCGACTTCACCGCGCCCCAAGCCACGATCGCCTTTGCCGCTGCGGCTGCGAAGGCCGGGATCGTGCATGTCATCGGCACCACCGGGATGACCGATGAGGAAATCGCGCAGCTTGCCCCAGCCGCCGAACAGGGGGCCATTATCATCCGTGCAGGCAATATGAGCCTTGGCGTGAACCTGCTGACACAGCTCACCCGTCAGGTCGCCGCTGCACTGGACGTGGATTACGACATTGAGATCATCGAATCGCACCACAACCAGAAAGTCGATGCCCCCTCTGGCACGGCTCTGATGCTGGGCGAAGCCGCCGCCGAAGGGCGCGGCGTAAAGCTGGCTGATGTGTCAGACCGGGGCCGCGATGGGATCACCGGCGCGCGGCAGCAGGGCGATATCGGTTTCACCGCGATCCGGGGCGGTGACATCGTGGGGGAGCATGACGTGATGTTCGCCGCCGCCGGGGAGCGGATCATCCTGCGCCACATCGCTTCCGACCGGGCGCTCTTTGCGCGGGGCGCGCTGAAGGCCGCGCTTTGGGGGCAGGGGCAGACGCCGGGCGAATATGACATGCTTGATGTGCTGGGCCTGAAACGCTGA
- a CDS encoding DUF1674 domain-containing protein — MPDTPHDPTPQPGPDLPAAAQRALAEAAARRKTAAALDLPAELGGRDGPEPVRYGDWEKKGIAVDF, encoded by the coding sequence ATCCCCGACACGCCGCATGACCCGACGCCGCAGCCCGGCCCCGATCTGCCTGCCGCCGCACAGCGCGCGCTGGCCGAGGCCGCCGCGCGCCGCAAGACCGCAGCCGCGCTGGACCTGCCCGCTGAACTGGGCGGGCGCGATGGGCCGGAGCCGGTGCGCTATGGCGATTGGGAGAAAAAAGGCATCGCCGTCGATTTCTAA
- the lspA gene encoding signal peptidase II has protein sequence MRTFGIAAFVAFLIDQISKYVVIHMMELARIRSIEVLPPVLNFRYGENRGINFGLGGDMSQWVLVVVALVICAGVTLWLWRSPHGRWAQLSGGLLVGGALANVADRLIYGYVLDFLNNSCCGINNPFVYNLADVFIFAGALGLILFTGEPKSAPKRRGKKGQ, from the coding sequence ATGCGGACATTCGGCATCGCGGCCTTCGTGGCCTTTCTCATCGACCAGATCAGCAAATATGTGGTCATTCACATGATGGAACTGGCACGTATCCGCTCCATCGAAGTGCTGCCTCCGGTGCTGAATTTCCGCTATGGCGAAAACCGGGGCATCAACTTTGGCCTCGGGGGTGACATGAGCCAATGGGTGCTGGTCGTGGTGGCGCTGGTGATCTGCGCGGGCGTCACTCTGTGGCTCTGGCGCAGCCCGCATGGGCGGTGGGCACAGCTGAGCGGCGGCCTGTTGGTCGGCGGGGCGCTGGCGAATGTGGCGGACCGGCTGATCTATGGCTATGTGCTGGATTTCCTGAACAACTCTTGCTGTGGCATCAACAACCCTTTCGTCTACAACTTGGCGGATGTCTTTATCTTCGCAGGTGCCTTGGGGCTGATCCTCTTTACCGGAGAGCCAAAAAGCGCGCCCAAGCGCCGGGGCAAAAAAGGTCAGTGA
- a CDS encoding RsmB/NOP family class I SAM-dependent RNA methyltransferase, with protein MADTGVQARRSAVYLLDQILGEEPRLMSELLASGALDKLPPDDRARAQRLAQDTLRGLERADRLLQKHLQKAPPLTVRNVLRVGTIELCQGGAAHGVVNTMVNLVSQHRTLSHLKGLTNAVLRKIAAQGPEAWGALRAPRLPKWLRGPLAEAWGTDAIAKMEEAHFAGAPLDLTAKGDPAALAEAVGGTLLPTGSVRVMNAGQVSTMPGFAEGDWWVQDAAAAIPVRVLAPTEGETVLDLCAAPGGKTMQLAAAGAVVTAVDQSHPRMQRVKENLARVGLKAKTLTRDARAVEGAFDAILLDAPCSATGTIRRHPDLPHAKDGSEFGDLIELQSELIDHAWTLLKPGGRLVFCTCSLLPDEGEVQVDEALERHGDMTVDRAALELPGVAAEWVTEEGGLRLRPDFWADKGGMDGFYIACLRKG; from the coding sequence ATGGCAGACACAGGCGTTCAGGCCCGCAGAAGCGCGGTATATCTGCTGGATCAGATTTTGGGCGAAGAGCCGCGACTGATGTCGGAACTGCTCGCCTCCGGCGCGTTGGACAAGCTGCCCCCCGATGACCGGGCGCGGGCACAACGTCTGGCACAGGACACGCTACGCGGGTTGGAGCGTGCCGACCGGCTGTTGCAAAAACATCTGCAAAAGGCCCCGCCGTTGACCGTGCGCAACGTGCTGCGCGTCGGCACGATTGAGCTGTGTCAGGGCGGCGCGGCGCATGGGGTCGTGAACACGATGGTCAATCTCGTGTCGCAGCATCGCACGCTGAGCCATCTCAAGGGGCTGACCAACGCCGTGCTGCGCAAGATCGCCGCACAGGGGCCTGAGGCTTGGGGCGCCCTGCGCGCACCGCGCTTGCCCAAATGGCTGCGCGGTCCACTGGCCGAGGCTTGGGGCACCGACGCCATCGCCAAGATGGAAGAGGCGCATTTCGCGGGCGCACCGCTGGATCTGACCGCCAAGGGTGATCCGGCCGCCTTGGCCGAGGCCGTGGGCGGCACGCTCTTGCCGACAGGATCGGTGCGCGTAATGAACGCAGGGCAGGTCTCCACCATGCCCGGCTTTGCCGAAGGTGACTGGTGGGTGCAGGATGCCGCCGCTGCGATCCCGGTGCGGGTGCTGGCCCCGACGGAAGGTGAAACCGTGCTCGACCTCTGCGCCGCGCCGGGGGGCAAGACCATGCAGCTTGCCGCTGCGGGGGCCGTTGTCACTGCCGTTGACCAATCGCATCCACGGATGCAGCGGGTGAAGGAAAACCTTGCCCGCGTGGGGCTTAAGGCCAAGACGCTCACCAGGGACGCCCGTGCCGTAGAGGGCGCGTTCGACGCGATCCTGCTCGACGCGCCCTGTTCCGCCACCGGCACCATCCGTCGCCACCCCGATCTGCCCCATGCCAAGGATGGCTCGGAATTCGGGGACCTGATTGAACTGCAATCCGAGTTGATCGACCACGCATGGACCCTGCTGAAACCCGGCGGGCGGCTGGTGTTCTGTACCTGTAGCCTGCTGCCCGACGAGGGCGAAGTGCAGGTCGATGAGGCGTTGGAACGGCACGGCGACATGACGGTCGACCGCGCTGCGCTGGAGTTGCCGGGGGTCGCGGCTGAGTGGGTCACCGAAGAGGGCGGGTTGCGTCTGCGTCCTGACTTTTGGGCTGACAAAGGCGGGATGGACGGTTTCTATATCGCGTGTCTGCGGAAGGGCTGA
- a CDS encoding phosphate/phosphite/phosphonate ABC transporter substrate-binding protein produces the protein MIASLMMYLRPETAAATARYWALIRDGLRARGVVAPEELDNAREEFAVGKARDLTLSQTCGMPYRLWLHDHVTLIGTPDFAVEGCPQGYYNSVFVVRANDPRETISDFRAARFTYNQTFSQSGYAAAYAHCSAEGFWFADRSQSHGHRNSAKTVAEGRADIAALDGVSWRLIQRYDAFAGGLRVLETTTPTPGLPYIAAADTDREATFAAVLDAIAGLTPEDAATLGLRGLVEIPKSAYLAVPSPPDGA, from the coding sequence ATGATCGCCAGCCTGATGATGTACCTACGGCCAGAAACCGCCGCGGCCACGGCCCGCTACTGGGCGTTGATCCGCGACGGGCTGCGCGCGCGAGGCGTTGTGGCCCCGGAAGAGTTGGACAATGCGCGAGAGGAATTCGCGGTCGGGAAAGCCCGCGACCTGACCCTTTCGCAAACCTGCGGGATGCCCTACCGCCTGTGGCTGCACGACCATGTTACGCTGATCGGGACACCAGACTTTGCCGTTGAGGGCTGCCCGCAGGGCTATTACAACAGCGTCTTCGTGGTCCGCGCCAATGATCCCCGTGAAACAATTTCCGACTTTCGCGCGGCGCGGTTCACCTACAACCAGACGTTTTCGCAGTCAGGCTACGCCGCCGCCTACGCGCATTGCAGCGCAGAGGGTTTCTGGTTTGCAGATCGCAGTCAAAGCCACGGGCACCGGAACTCCGCCAAAACCGTGGCCGAGGGGCGGGCGGATATTGCGGCGCTGGACGGGGTGTCGTGGCGGCTGATCCAGCGGTATGACGCTTTCGCGGGTGGCTTGCGGGTGCTGGAAACCACGACGCCGACGCCCGGCCTGCCCTATATCGCGGCGGCAGATACCGATCGCGAAGCCACATTTGCAGCGGTCCTCGATGCCATCGCCGGGCTTACGCCCGAGGATGCCGCGACGCTGGGCCTGCGCGGCCTGGTCGAGATACCGAAATCCGCATACCTCGCTGTGCCCTCCCCACCCGACGGGGCGTGA
- a CDS encoding phosphodiester glycosidase family protein: MIRAGLIAMALIALKGTPSDAAECRNITFDGSSYTVCEVDLERDDLRLFLNDDAGAPYGFFGSLDEALKAQGLRLGFAMNAGMYHEDRSPVGHYIEEGVEARGVIDSAGPGNFGLLPNGVFCLRDGRADVIETKRYLRNRPACRFATQSGPMLVIDGALHPRFLPDSTSRYIRNGVGTSTDGKRAVFAISNDVVTFHEFARLYRDELDLPNALYFDGNISRLRAPGLRRTGAGFTTLGPIVGIVTPAK; the protein is encoded by the coding sequence GTGATCCGCGCCGGTCTGATCGCAATGGCGCTGATCGCGCTGAAAGGCACGCCTTCGGACGCTGCTGAATGCCGCAACATCACGTTCGACGGCAGCTCCTACACCGTTTGCGAGGTCGATCTGGAGCGTGACGATCTGCGGCTCTTTCTCAACGATGACGCAGGCGCGCCCTATGGGTTCTTCGGCTCGCTTGATGAAGCGCTGAAAGCGCAAGGCCTCCGGCTCGGCTTTGCCATGAACGCGGGCATGTACCACGAGGATCGCTCTCCGGTCGGACATTACATCGAAGAGGGTGTCGAGGCGCGCGGCGTGATCGACAGCGCAGGGCCCGGCAACTTTGGTTTGCTGCCCAATGGCGTCTTCTGCCTGCGCGATGGCCGCGCCGATGTGATCGAGACCAAGCGCTATCTTAGGAACAGGCCCGCCTGCCGCTTTGCCACGCAATCCGGCCCGATGTTGGTAATCGATGGCGCTTTGCATCCGCGGTTTTTGCCCGACAGCACCTCGCGCTATATCCGCAATGGGGTTGGTACCAGCACCGATGGCAAACGCGCGGTCTTTGCGATTTCCAATGACGTGGTCACCTTTCATGAGTTTGCCCGGCTCTACCGGGATGAGCTGGACCTGCCTAACGCGCTGTATTTCGACGGCAATATCTCGCGCCTGCGGGCGCCGGGATTGCGCCGCACCGGGGCGGGGTTCACCACGCTGGGGCCGATCGTCGGCATCGTCACGCCTGCAAAGTGA
- the purH gene encoding bifunctional phosphoribosylaminoimidazolecarboxamide formyltransferase/IMP cyclohydrolase codes for MPDLYPIKRALLSVSDKTGLLDLGRALAARGVELLSTGGTAKALREAGLEVLDVADVTGFPEMMDGRVKTLHPVVHGGLLALRDNDEHVGAMTEHNIGAIDLVVVNLYPFEETVAKGAEYGEVIENIDIGGPAMIRSAAKNHGFVNVVVDVEDYAEVIAEMEANDGQTTYALRQRLAQTAYARTAAYDTAVSTWMAEQVAGTPRRRTFGGTLAQTLRYGENPHQQAAFYTDGSTAPGLANAVQHQGKELSYNNINDTDAAFALVSEFDPKDGPACAIIKHANPCGVARGETMLDAYKRAFDCDRTSAFGGIIALNQPLDGPTAEAIAAIFTEVVIAPGADEDAKRIFAAKKNLRLLTTEGLADPASAALAVRQVSGGFLVQDKDVGRVSRDDLKVVTKRKPSDQELDDMLFAWTVAKHVKSNAIIYVKDGATVGVGAGQMSRVDSTRIAARKAQDMAEVMDIDAPLTQGSVVASDAFFPFADGLITAAEAGATALIQPGGSMRDDEVIAAADEAGLAMVFTNMRHFRH; via the coding sequence ATGCCCGACCTCTATCCCATCAAACGCGCGCTTCTTTCCGTATCCGACAAGACCGGTCTTTTGGACCTTGGCCGCGCGCTGGCTGCGCGGGGCGTTGAGTTGCTCAGCACTGGCGGCACCGCTAAAGCGCTGCGCGAGGCGGGGCTTGAGGTGCTGGATGTGGCCGATGTGACGGGCTTTCCCGAGATGATGGACGGGCGCGTGAAAACGCTGCACCCGGTGGTCCACGGCGGTCTGCTGGCCCTGCGCGACAACGATGAGCACGTCGGCGCGATGACCGAACATAACATCGGCGCGATCGATCTGGTGGTGGTGAACCTTTATCCGTTTGAGGAAACCGTCGCCAAGGGCGCGGAATACGGCGAGGTGATCGAGAACATCGACATCGGCGGCCCGGCGATGATCCGTTCGGCGGCCAAGAACCACGGCTTCGTCAATGTCGTGGTCGATGTTGAGGACTACGCCGAAGTCATCGCTGAGATGGAGGCCAACGACGGCCAGACCACCTATGCCCTGCGCCAGCGCTTGGCCCAAACCGCCTATGCCCGCACCGCGGCCTATGACACCGCTGTCAGCACATGGATGGCCGAGCAGGTCGCAGGCACCCCGCGCCGCCGGACCTTTGGCGGCACGCTGGCGCAAACCCTGCGCTATGGTGAGAACCCGCACCAGCAGGCGGCTTTCTACACCGATGGCTCCACCGCCCCCGGTCTGGCGAACGCCGTGCAGCATCAGGGCAAGGAACTGTCCTACAACAACATCAACGACACCGACGCCGCCTTTGCGCTGGTCAGCGAATTTGACCCTAAAGACGGCCCCGCCTGCGCGATCATCAAACACGCCAACCCCTGCGGCGTGGCACGGGGTGAGACGATGCTCGACGCCTACAAACGCGCCTTTGACTGTGACCGTACCTCGGCCTTTGGTGGCATCATCGCGCTGAACCAGCCGCTCGACGGCCCGACTGCCGAAGCCATTGCTGCGATCTTTACTGAAGTCGTCATCGCCCCCGGCGCGGATGAGGATGCCAAACGCATCTTTGCCGCCAAGAAGAACCTGCGTCTGCTGACCACCGAAGGTCTGGCCGATCCGGCAAGCGCGGCACTGGCCGTGCGCCAAGTCTCCGGCGGGTTTCTGGTGCAAGACAAAGACGTGGGCCGGGTTAGCCGCGACGATCTGAAAGTGGTGACCAAGCGCAAGCCGTCGGATCAAGAACTCGACGACATGCTGTTTGCTTGGACCGTGGCGAAACACGTCAAATCCAACGCCATCATCTATGTCAAAGACGGTGCCACCGTCGGCGTCGGCGCAGGCCAGATGAGCCGGGTGGACAGCACCCGCATCGCCGCGCGCAAGGCCCAAGACATGGCCGAGGTGATGGACATCGACGCACCCCTGACCCAGGGCTCGGTCGTGGCATCCGATGCGTTCTTCCCCTTCGCCGACGGTCTGATCACAGCGGCAGAAGCTGGTGCCACGGCACTGATCCAGCCCGGCGGCTCCATGCGCGACGACGAGGTGATCGCCGCAGCGGATGAAGCGGGCCTTGCCATGGTCTTCACCAACATGCGCCACTTCCGGCACTAA
- a CDS encoding dihydrodipicolinate reductase: protein MRITFALAATAVLALSGLPAAAEYARIQSKSDFVAAVNGKRLTRPLVNLQVTPGGAIAGKGAAWQITGSWSWKDGYFCRTLVWGGKDLGYNCQVVMRDGAKLRFTSDKGAGESAVLTLR from the coding sequence ATGAGGATTACCTTTGCACTCGCCGCGACTGCGGTGCTGGCGCTAAGCGGCCTGCCCGCGGCGGCGGAGTATGCCCGTATTCAGAGCAAGTCAGATTTTGTCGCGGCAGTGAATGGCAAAAGGCTGACCCGTCCGCTCGTCAATCTGCAGGTGACCCCCGGCGGGGCCATCGCTGGCAAGGGGGCCGCTTGGCAGATCACCGGCAGTTGGTCGTGGAAAGACGGCTATTTCTGCCGCACGCTGGTTTGGGGCGGCAAGGATTTGGGCTATAATTGCCAAGTCGTGATGCGCGATGGCGCGAAACTCCGCTTCACCTCTGACAAGGGTGCGGGCGAGTCGGCGGTGCTGACCCTGCGCTAA
- a CDS encoding heparinase II/III family protein: MINLSSVMARRVRFLNRWHAWRATRGRGRVAGFTASPEPRTIGSFARGRQLMAGNYLFAGSLLTAPQTAMWDLTPPDPAFAAELHGFAWLDDLAAVGDARARASAQDWLWGWIDRFGRGQGPGWTPALTGRRLIRWINHALFMLRGTDTAQSDAFYRSLEQQTRFLSKRWRASAPGLPRFEALTGLIYAGLSLEGLEELADPAIKALARECASQIDAEGGLPTRNPEELLAVFTLLTWAAAALSDAGRSTPKEHLTAIERIAPTLRSLRHADGALARFHGGGRGMEGWLDHALAAAKVKTRQPDGLAMGYARLSAGRTSVIVDAAAPPGGAASGNAHASTLAFELTSGRRPLVVNCGSGASFGLEWRRAGRATPSHSALSLVGHSSARLAEPDPHSGTEALIAGPRQVPVEIGEAADGLRFEGGHDAYLRSHGLTHARRLELTSDGRGLTGEDMLLAIEGAEKRRFDKVLSATQLKGVPFDIRFHLHPDVDATVDLGGAAISMALKSGEIWVFRHDGTHNLSLEPGVYLETTRLKPRAAQQIVLTGYAMNYATRVRWSLSKAQETAIGVRDLSIDDPYADED, encoded by the coding sequence ATGATTAATCTTTCCAGCGTCATGGCCCGAAGGGTGCGGTTTTTGAACCGCTGGCACGCTTGGCGTGCGACCCGGGGCCGGGGGCGGGTGGCGGGTTTCACCGCGTCGCCCGAGCCGCGCACCATCGGCTCTTTCGCGCGGGGGCGGCAGTTGATGGCGGGCAATTACCTTTTTGCCGGCAGCCTGCTGACCGCGCCGCAGACCGCGATGTGGGATCTGACCCCGCCTGACCCTGCCTTTGCGGCGGAACTGCACGGTTTTGCATGGCTGGATGATCTTGCCGCCGTGGGGGATGCACGGGCGCGGGCGTCAGCGCAGGATTGGCTTTGGGGCTGGATCGACCGTTTCGGGCGCGGGCAGGGGCCGGGCTGGACCCCGGCGCTGACCGGTCGGCGGCTGATCCGCTGGATCAACCACGCACTTTTCATGCTGCGCGGGACGGACACCGCGCAGAGCGATGCCTTCTACCGGTCCCTCGAACAGCAGACCCGTTTCCTGTCAAAACGCTGGCGCGCCTCTGCGCCGGGCCTGCCGCGTTTCGAAGCGCTGACCGGGTTGATTTACGCGGGCCTGTCGCTGGAGGGGCTAGAGGAACTGGCCGATCCCGCCATCAAGGCATTAGCACGCGAATGTGCCAGCCAGATCGACGCCGAGGGCGGTCTGCCGACCCGAAACCCCGAAGAACTGCTCGCCGTTTTTACCCTGCTTACATGGGCCGCAGCGGCGCTCAGCGATGCAGGCCGCAGCACGCCCAAAGAGCACCTTACCGCGATTGAGCGTATCGCGCCGACCCTGCGCAGCCTGCGTCATGCCGATGGCGCCTTGGCGCGGTTTCATGGCGGCGGGCGCGGTATGGAGGGCTGGCTGGACCACGCGCTGGCGGCGGCCAAGGTCAAGACGCGGCAGCCTGATGGGCTGGCCATGGGCTATGCAAGGCTGTCGGCAGGGCGCACCAGCGTGATCGTCGATGCGGCGGCTCCGCCGGGCGGCGCGGCGTCGGGCAATGCCCATGCCTCGACACTGGCGTTCGAGCTGACCTCGGGGCGGCGGCCCTTGGTGGTGAACTGCGGCTCAGGCGCGTCTTTCGGGCTGGAATGGCGGCGGGCGGGGCGGGCCACGCCGTCGCATTCGGCCCTGTCGCTTGTCGGCCATTCCAGCGCCCGCCTGGCGGAGCCCGACCCCCACAGCGGGACAGAGGCGCTCATCGCGGGTCCGCGCCAAGTGCCAGTGGAGATCGGAGAGGCGGCGGATGGGCTGCGTTTTGAGGGCGGCCATGACGCCTATCTGCGCAGCCACGGGCTGACCCATGCGCGGCGGCTCGAACTCACCTCGGACGGGCGCGGGCTGACGGGGGAGGATATGCTGCTGGCGATAGAGGGGGCAGAGAAGCGGCGCTTTGATAAGGTGTTGAGCGCCACGCAACTGAAGGGCGTGCCTTTCGACATCCGTTTTCACCTGCATCCGGATGTCGATGCCACGGTCGACCTTGGCGGGGCTGCAATATCCATGGCGCTGAAAAGCGGTGAAATTTGGGTGTTTCGCCATGACGGTACGCATAATCTGTCTTTGGAACCGGGGGTTTACCTTGAGACGACCCGGCTGAAGCCACGTGCTGCGCAGCAGATCGTGCTGACCGGATATGCCATGAACTATGCCACGCGGGTGCGCTGGTCGTTGTCAAAAGCGCAGGAAACTGCGATTGGCGTGCGAGATTTGTCGATCGACGATCCCTATGCTGATGAAGACTGA
- the rbfA gene encoding 30S ribosome-binding factor RbfA has product MAKNKFHEGAGPSQRQLRVGETVRRALSDVLARGDVHDTDLNRLSITVGEVRISPDLKIATAYVLPLGGEGQDEVLKLLARNKNELRRQVAKKLTLKFSPDLRFQLDRTFDRMDDTRRMLNQDVVRRDADAPDDDAADSAPDQ; this is encoded by the coding sequence ATGGCAAAGAACAAGTTTCATGAGGGCGCAGGCCCGTCGCAACGACAACTCCGCGTGGGCGAAACCGTCCGCCGCGCCTTGTCTGATGTTCTCGCACGTGGGGACGTGCATGACACCGATCTCAACCGGCTGTCGATCACCGTGGGCGAGGTGCGCATCTCTCCTGATCTCAAGATCGCAACGGCCTATGTGCTGCCGCTGGGCGGTGAAGGTCAGGATGAGGTGCTCAAACTGCTGGCGCGCAATAAGAACGAATTGCGCCGGCAAGTGGCTAAGAAACTCACGCTCAAGTTCTCTCCTGATCTGCGGTTCCAATTGGATCGGACATTCGACCGGATGGACGACACGCGCCGGATGCTGAACCAAGATGTGGTGCGCCGCGATGCGGACGCGCCAGACGATGACGCTGCAGACAGCGCGCCGGATCAGTGA